In Sphingomonas sp. SUN019, the genomic window ATAGCATAGTCCGCAGCGTTCCCCTTGCCTAGACGCGTGGACGCACGAAAGGGCTTGCCCCTACGGCGCGCGCGCCTACGAGGTGCGGGCATGTCCGAACCTACGAACGTGCAATTTTCCGAGCGCGAGGCGCTGCTGTTCCATTCCGAGGGACGCCCAGGAAAGATCGAGATCGTCGCATCGAAGCCGATGGCGACGCAGCGCGATCTGGCGCTGGCGTATTCGCCGGGCGTCGCGGTGCCGGTGAAGGCGATCTACGACGATCCCGCGACCGCGTACGATTATACCGCCAAGGGCAATCTGGTCGCGGTGATCTCCAACGGGACGGCGATCCTCGGCATGGGCAATCTCGGCGCGCTGGCGGCAAAGCCCGTGATGGAGGGCAAGGCGGTGCTGTTCAAGCGCTTCGCCGACGTCGATTCGATCGATATCGAGCTGAAGACCGAGGACGTGAACCGCTTCATCGACGCGGTCGAGCTGATGGAGCCGACCTTTGGGGGGATCAACCTGGAGGACATCAAGGCCCCCGAATGCTTCATCATCGAACAGACGTTGCGCGAACGGATGAACATTCCGGTCTTTCATGACGACCAGCATGGCACCGCGATCATCACCGCCGCGGGCCTCATCAACGCGTGCCTGCTGACGGGCCGTGCGCTGGCCGACATCAAGATCGTCGTGAACGGCGCGGGCGCGGCGGCGATCGCGTGCACTGAGTTGGCCAAGTCGATGGGCGTGCGCCACGACAACGTCATCATGTGCGACCGCAAGGGCGTGATCTGGCAGGGGCGCGAGGACGTCAACCAGTGGCAGTCGGCGCATGCGGCGAAGACCGATCGCCGCACGCTGACCGAAGCGCTGCACGGGGCGGACGTGTTCCTGGGGCTGTCCGCGGCGGGCGCGTTGCAGCCGGAGATGGTGAAGGACATGGCTCCGGCCCCGATCATCTTCGCGATGGCCAACCCCGAGCCGGAAATCCGCCCCGAGCTGGCGAAGGAAGCGCGGCCCGATGCGATCATCGCTACCGGCCGGTCGGACTATCCGAACCAGGTCAACAACGTGCTGGGCTTCCCGTTCATCTTCCGCGGGGCGCTCGACGTGCGCGCGACCGGCATCAACGATGCGATGAAGATCGCCGCCGCACACGCGATCGCCGAACTGGCGCGCGAGCGCGTGCCGGAGGAAGTGGCGATCGCGTACGGCGTGCGGCACACGTTCGGGCCGGAATATATCATTCCCGCGCCGTTCGATCCGCGGCTGATGGAGGTGGTGCCGGTCGCGGTCGCGAAGGCGGCGATGGATTCGGGCGTCGCGACCAAGCCGATCCTGGATATGGAGGCATATCGCCAACAGCTTCGCGCGCGGCTGAACCCGACCACGTCGGTCCTGACGCTCGCTTATGAAGGCGCGCGCGCGCATCCCAAGCGCGTGTTGTTCGCGGAGGGCGAGGAGGAGGTCGTGCTGCGCGCGGCGATCGCGTTCAAGGAGGGCGGCTACGGGATACCGGTGCTGGTCGGTCGCGACGACGTGCATGACCGGTTGAAGGCGCTGGGGATCGCCGATCCGACCGAGTATGAAGTGCACAACAGCCGCGTCTCGCCATTGGTGCCGCGGATGGTCGATTTCCTCTACGCGCGGCTGCAGCGGCGCGGGTATCTGCGTCGCGACGTCGAGCGGATGATCAACCAGGACCGCAACATCTTCGCCAGCGTCATGCTGCAGCTGGGCGAGGCGGATGCGATGATCACCGGCGTCACGCGCACCTGGGCGCATACGATGCGCGAGGTGAAGCGCGTGATCGATCCTGAACCCGGCCGCACGCCGTTCGGCATCCACATCCTGGTCGGGCAAAGCCACACCGTGTTCATCGCCGACACGACGGTCAACGAGCGACCGTCCCCAGAGGAACTGGCCGACATCGCGGAACAGACCGCGCAGGTTGCGCGGCGGATGGGGCATGAGCCACGCGTCGCGTTCCTGAGCTATTCGACCTTCGGCAATCCCGAGGGCAAATGGCTGGAGAATATCCGTGGTGCGGTGGCGGCGCTCGACGCGCGGCAGGTCGGGTTCGAATATGAGGGCGAGATGGCGCCCGACGTGGCGCTCAATCCGAAGCAGTTGGCGAATTATCCGTTCGCGCGGCTTTCGGGTCCGGCCAACGTGCTGATCATGCCGGGGCTGCAATCGGCCAACATCTCGGCGAAATTGCTGCGCGAGCTTGGCGGGGACGACATGATCGGGCCGATGCTGATCGGGATGGAAAAAGCGGTGCAGATCGCGCCGATGACCTCGACCGCCAGCGAGCTGGTTACGCTGGCGGTGCTCGCCGCCGGGGGCATCGCGCGATAGCAATGTAACCTCACGCAACTTATCGCGCGCTCGATCATTCCGCTCTCATAACAACAGGGCAGAGGAGAAGTCGCGATGCGGAGTGTGGTGTTGGCCGCGGTGAGTGCGGCGGTATTGGTGTCGGGTTGCGTTGGCGACGGCGGACCGCGTTATGCCGGCGGCGGCTATAATCAATATGATTATGACCGGCCCGATCCGTCCTACGGCGGTTATTATGCCGACCGTTATTATCGCGACGGACCGAATTATCGCGAGCGCCGGCTGGCGCAGAACGATCGCGTGTATCGCGGCAACGACGGCCGCTATTACTGCCGCCGCAACGACGGAACGACCGGCCTGATCGTCGGAGGTATCGCCGGCGGTGCGCTGGGCGCGGCGATCGCGCCTGGTGGCTCGGGTCTGCTGGGTGCACTGATCGGCGGCGTTGCCGGTGCGGCTGGCGGCCAGGCGATCGACAAGAGCGGCGACCGCGACGTTCGCTGCCGTTGATCGGCTTACCGGTCTGAATGAATGGCGCGCGTTCCTCAACGGGACGCGCGTCATTCGGCTATTGGAGCGGTTTGCCCGAGTCCTTCCAGCGATCGAGAATCTGCGATTCCGGCGCAGCCTCGTCGGTCGTCGGCCTTAGCGGCGCGCCACCGTCGCTGTGCGCAGGCTGCACCATCGGGATTACCGTGGCCGGCGCGGTGGCGGCCAGCACCACCGGGGCGAGTATCGGCGCAGGCGTCGTTTGCGGGTGGGGGCCGGGGAGTGGCTCACCACCGCGATAGGTCTGGTGGAAGGCGGACGACGTTCCCCAATAGCCCTTCCAGCGGTGGAAGAAATGCGCGCCGATCGCGTCGGTCATCACCAGCGTGCGGTTCCACGCCGGGGTCACGGCATAGGTATGGTAATGCGTCGCGAGGCCGACGGGGGCGAAGACCTGTCCGGACAGCGCGAGCGCGGCGGTGCGCGCCGCGCGCGACCAGCCGTTGCGCGACGGCACGCGCGTCATCGCGTCATCACAGGCGAAGCTGAACTGGCATCCGCTGGAACGTTCCGATCCCTGATAGACCACGCCGCAGACCGTCGCTGGGAAGGCGGGATGGCGGACGCGGTTGAGCACGACCTGCGCGACCGCGCGCTGGCCGTCGTCGCTTTCGGATGCGGCCTCGTAATAGATCGCCGCGGTCAGACATTCGAGCGCGCGGGCGCGGTCGATGCTGCTGGCGATGCGGGCGGCGAACGGTTGCGCGGCGGTCACGCCGACGTCGAAGGTGACCGGCGCGGGAGCGCCCACCGGTTCGGGGGGAAGCTCGGCGGTGCCGGTGGTGCCGATCGCGGGCGATGCTTTCGTCCGTGCGGCCAGCGTTTCGGTTCGCCCCCCCGGTTTGCCAGCCGTCGCGGCTGACACGGTTTCCGGGGCGATCAGCGACAGCCCGGCGAGCGCCGCGACGCTGATGCAGGCAACGATCGGGGCCGCGATCACCGCCGCCTGCCGCCACGCACGCGCGCTGCGGGCGCGATCAGCGGCGCGTTGGCTGGAGTGAAGGGCGGCGGCGGTCACGGGCGTGGCGAATCCTGGAGCCGAGGGAAATCCCGGCCAGCCTGTCGCCTAGCGTAAAGAGTTGACGATTTCCGTCACCGTTTCAGGCCTGTCCCATCCGGGGACGGAGCGGGGGCCGGGTAATTCTATTTCTTGTCGCGATTGGCGAACAGTACCGCGGCGGCGACCGCGGCCGAACCGATTCCGACACCCAGGCCGATCTTGCCGATGTCCCAGCGGCGATCGCGCGCCTTCTTCTCCGCACGGTCCGCGGCGGCGATCTCGTGCGCCTTGGCCGCGGCCGCGGCGGCGAGGATCTCGTTGGGTTGGCTGTCGTCGGACACGCTTACTCTCCTTCGACCCCACGATAGCGCGCGCGGAACGCATCTGCGAACCCCTTCAAACGCGTTTCCGCGATCGCGGCGCGCAGATCGGCCATCAGCGTCTCGTAGAACCAGATATTGTGTTCGGTCATCAGCATCGCGCCGAGCATCTCGCCCGCGCGGACGAGGTGATGGACATAGGCGCGGCTCCAGGTGGCGCAGACCGGGCAGGCGCAGTCGGGGTCGAGCGGTCCGGTATCCTCGGCGAACTTCGCGTTGCGGATGTTGATCGCGCCTCGCTGAGTGAACGCCTGACCGGTGCGGCCCGAGCGGGTCGGCATGACGCAATCGAACATGTCGATCCCGCGTTCGACCGCGCCGACGATGTCGTCGGGCTTGCCGACGCCCATCAGATAGCGCGGCTTGTCGGCGGGAAGCTGGCCCGGCGCGAAATCGAGGCAACCGAACATCGCCTCCTGTCCTTCGCCGACCGCCAGTCCGCCGACCGCATAACCGTCGAAGCCGATATGGATCAGCGCGTCGGCGGATGCTCTGCGCAGGCCTTCGTCGAGCGCGCCCTGCTGGATGCCGAAGATCGCGTTGTTCGCGGCATGGTATTCGCCGCCGTCGAAAGCGTCGCGCGATCGTCTCGCCCAGCGCATCGACCGCTCCATCGCCGCGGCCTGCACTTCGCGGGTCGAGGTGGTCGGCACCAGCTCGTCGAACGCCATGACGATGTTGCTGCCGAGCAGGCGCTGGATCTCGATCGAGCGTTCGGGGGTGAGCAAATGACGCGAGCCGTCGAGGTGCGATTTGAACGCGACGCCCTCTTCGCTGCGCTTGGTCAAATCGGACAGGCTCATCACCTGATAGCCGCCCGAATCGGTCAGGATCGGTTTCGACCAGCCCATGAAATCGTGCAGCCCGCCCAGCCGCGCGACGCGCTCTGCGCCGGGGCGGAGCATGAGATGATAGGTGTTGCCAAGGATGATGTCCGCGCCCGACGCCTGCACGTCGGCGGGCTTCATCGCCTTCACCGTCGCGGCGGTGCCGACCGGCATGAACGCGGGCGTGCGGATGACTCCGCGCTGCATCGCGATCTGTCCGGTGCGCGCGCGGCCGTCGGTGGCGTGAATCGTGAAGGCGAAGCGCGTCATTTCTGCTTTGGCTTGTCCTTTGGGGTGCGCGACAGGCTGCCGGGCGGGCCGCTGCTGCCGAGCGGGGCGGTGCGGAAGGTCAGTAGTTCGGCGCGGCTGATCGTCTTGTCGTTGTTGGCGTCGTAGCGCGCGAACAGGCGCGAGAAATGGTCCTGCAGTTCGGCCAGTGTGACCTGATCGTCGTTGTTGCGATCGACCTCATACGGGCTGGGCAACGCGGCGCGGTCGCCGAGCCAACGCAGCGCCCAGTCGGAGTAAGCGAGATAGCGCATCGCGCCGGTCTTTGCCGTATCGCTGGCCTTGAAGGTCTTCTCCAGCCCGTCGTTCAGTTCGATCCGGTCGACCATGCCGTCGCCGTCGGCGTCGCAGGTCGCGATCAGCATCGCGGCGGGCTCGACCACGATCGTCGCGGGGGTCTGCGGGCTGGCGGGCAGCGGCGCGCGTACCACCACATCCGCGCCGGGTGGCGGATCGACGGCCTGAAGCAGCAATGCGAACAGCAGCATTCTCAGGGCCTTTCGGGCAACAGGAGCGACGCGTCGCCGTAGCTGTAGAAGCGGTAGCCGTTCTCGATCGCGTGCGCATAGGCGGCGAGCATCGTCTCGCGGTCCATCAAGGCGCTGACCAGCATGAACAGCGTCGAGCGGGGCAGGTGGAAATTGGTGACGAGTCCGTCGATGCCGCGGAAGCGGTAGCCGGGTGTGATGAAGATCGCGGTGTCGCCTTCGAACGGGCGGACGATATCGTCGTCACCGGTGGCGCTCTCGATCAGACGAAGCGAGGTGGTGCCGACCGCGATCACCCGGCCACCGTTTGCGCGCACTGCGTTGAGGCGGTCGGAAGTGGCGGCGTCGATGCGGCCCCATTCGGCGTGCATGACGTGATCTGCGGTGTCGTCGGCCTTCACCGGCAGGAAGGTGCCCGCGCCGACATGGAGCGTCAGCGTGGCGTGATCGATGCCCCGGGCGGCGAGCTTCGCCAACAGGGCGGGGGTGAAGTGCAGCGCCGCGGTCGGGGCGGCGACGGCGCCGGGTTCATTAGCGAACATCGTCTGGTAATCGTGGGCGTCGCGTTCGTCGGTCGGGCGCTTCGCGGCGATATAGGGAGGCAGGGGCATGTGGCCGGCGCGTTCGAGCAGGAGTTCGACCGGTTCGGTCCCGGCGAAGTCGAACGCGAGGCTGCCGTCGGCGGCGCGCTCGCTCGCTATGGCGATGACGTCATGGCCGAAATCGATCGTGTCGCCTTCGCGGATGCGGCGCGCGTTGCGGACGAACGCACGCCAGCGGCGCGGGCCTTCGCGCTTGTGGAGCGTCGCGCCGATCTTCGCGTCTCCGCGGCGGCCCTCGAGCCGGGCCGGGATCACGCGCGTGTCGTTGAAGACGAGCAGGTCGCCGCTACGCAGTTCATCGGCCAGGTCGCCGACGCCGCGATCGCGCATCGCCAGGCCGTCCACCACCAGCATCCGCGCCGCATCGCGCGGGGATGCGGGGCGGAGCGCAATACGGTCGGTCGGAAGCTCGAAATCGAAGAGGTCGACGTTCACTGCGCTGGTGCGGGCTTCTTCGCAGGCAAGGTTGCGCCAGGCAGCGTCGCGGGGGCCTGAAGACCGACAGGAGGCGCGGGTGGTGCGGCGGTATAGGCGGGCGGATTGTCGCTCGCGATATAGGCGTGGAGGATGCGCGTCGGGTTGGCGGGCGGCTCGCCGCGTTCGATCGCGTCGACGTATTGCATCCCCTGCAGCACGCGGCCGAAAACCGTGTATTTGTTGTCGAGGCTGAGGCGCGGCTGGAAGATCATGTAGAACTGGCTGTTGGCGGTATCGTTGCCCTCCGCGCGCGCGGCGGCGACCGCGCCGCGGACGTGCGGCAGATAGTTGAATTCCGCCTTCAGATCGGGAAGCTGCGATCCGCCGGTGCCGTCGCCCTTGGGATCGCCGCCCTGCGCCATGAAGCCGTCGATGACGCGGTGGAACAGCAGGCCGTCATAGAATTTCTGGCGCGTGAGCGTCTTCACGCGCTCGACCATCAGCGGCGCGACATCGGGCCGCAGCCAGATCGATACGCGGCCGCCGGTCGACAGGTCGAGCAGCCAGAGGTTGGCGAGATCGGTCGTCGGCGGCGGGGTCACGCGCGCGGCGGGGGCGAGCGTCGGAGCCTGCTTTTCCTTGGCGATGGCGGGAGCGGCGAACAGCGCGCCCAGCATGGCGATAAATCCGAAGAAACGCATTTTTACCCCGACCAAGTCCTGCAAGCGCGTGCTCCTAGAGCAAAATGCCGATTGCGCCAACGTGAACGGGCAACGCGCCTTTCAGAGCCGTCATCCGCTTTCGTGGCAATGAACAGGGAGCTATGTGCCCCGCCGACCTAGCACGGCCACCCTCGCCACCATTTCATCGCGCACCGCGGGTGTGACGAACTTCCCGATCTCGCCGCCGAAGATCGCGATTTCCTTCACCAATCGCGACGCGATCGGTTGCAGCGCGACATCGGCCATGAGGAAGACGGTTTCGATCCGGTCGTTCAGCTGCTGGTTCATCCCCGCCATCTGATATTCGTATTCAAAGTCGGCGACGGCGCGTAAGCCCCTGACGATCATGCTCGCGCCTTCACGCTCGGCGAAGTCCATCAGCAGCGAATCGAAGCTGACGACGCGGATTTCGGTGTCGACCCCCGCGACCTCGCGCTCGACGATCGCCATGCGTTCGGGAAGCGAGAACATCGGCGACTTGCTCGGGTTGGTCGTCACCCCGATCACCAGCCGGTCGACCAGCTTCGCGCCGCGCCGGATGATGTCCATATGGCCGAGCGTGATGGGATCGAAAGTGCCGGGATAGACGCCGATACGAGTCATGTATTTCCTCTGGGGACCAATGTCAGTGGTCGCGCGTCAGCACGAAGCGGGCGATGTCGCGGAGCAGATCGGCTTCGGGGCCATAATGGCGCAGATGTTCGATCGCCTGGTCGACCAGCATCCGGCAGCGTTGCCGCGCGGGTTCGACGCCCAGCAGCGACACGAACGTTTCCTTCCCCGCTTCGCCGTCCTTGCGCAGTTTCTTGCCCGCCAGCGCCTCGTCGCCCTCCACGTCGAGCAAATCGTCGACGATCTGGAACGCGAGACCGAGGTCTCGGGCATAACCGCGCAAGCCCGTGCGGCCCTCCGGCGGCACCTTGCCTAGGATCGCGCCCGCCTCGACCGCGGCGGCGATCAGCGCGCCGGTCTTCATCGCCTGAAGGCGCGTGACGGTGGCCAGGTCGAAGGTCCGCGTTTCGGCCTCCAGATCCATCATCTGCCCGCCCGCCATCCCGGTAGGGCCGGTCGCGCGCGCCAAGTCTAGGATCAGCTCGGCGCGGACGAACGGGTCGCCGTGCGTCGCGGGATCGGCGAGGATTTCGAACGCCAGCGCGTGCAGGCAATCGCCCGCCAGGATCGCGGTCGCCTCGTCGAACGCCTTGTGCAGCGTCGGGCGGCCGTGGCGCAGATCGTCGTCGTCCATCGCGGGCAGATCGTCGTGGATCAGCGAATAGACGTGGATCGCCTCCAGCGCCATCGCGACCCGGCCCGCGCAATCATAGTCGCAGCCGAACAATTTTGCGGTGGCGAAGACGAGCAGGGGACGTAGCCGTTTTCCGCCGTCGATCGCCGCATGGCGCATCGCACGGTACAAGTTCGCGCGCGCATCGTCAGGCACCGAAAGCAGCACGTCGAAGCGCGCGTCGATCTCGCGCGCGGTATCCGCGAGCGCCGCCTGGAGCGCGGGCGAGGCGGCGACGACCGCGCTCATCCGGCGGCGAACGGTGTCGTGGTGGCGCGGCCCTCGGCATCGAGCCGGATCGCCTCGATCCGCGCCTGCGCCGCGTCGAGCCGCTCGGCGCATTGTGCGCGTAAGGTGTTGCCGCGTTCGTACAGCGCGATCGCTTCCTCAAGCGGGGTGTCGCCCGATTCGAGCTTCGCGACGATCGCTTCGAGTTCGCGCAGCGACGCTTCGAAGGTCGGCGTATCGGCAGGCTGGTCCATCGCCACGCTATGCGGCAGCGCCGCGGCGGGGGTCAAGGATACGCGGCCAGCGAGCGGCCATTTCAGATACCGCGCCACAAAAGGCCGTCGGGCAGGGTGGAAGCGGAATAATCCACCTGAAGGACGCGTCGGTGGGCGCTGGTCGTCGAGGCGGCCGACGCGTGGAGGATCGGCGTCGCATAAGCCCACACGTCGCCGCGGGTGGCGAGACAGGCTAATGTTCCAAGTCGTTCGACCGTAGCGACGATGTCGTGTTCAGGAAGCCTGCCGAGACGGTGCGAACCGGGGGCGACGAGCAACGGCGCGTTGTTTTCGGGAACGTCGTCGAGATGGATGCGGAGGGTGAGCATGGCGTCGATGATGGCGAACGGGGGTCCGACGTGGTGCAGTCCGGCCTTCACGGTCCATGGACCGTAGCCGGACGTGTCGCGGCGGTTGCGCACGACGATCGTGCGGTCCTGATGCCAGCCGAGTGCCCAGTTCGTCGCGGGCGTCTTGTCGAACAGGATCGCGCGGACGGGCGGGCGGCGGCGCTCACATAGCGCGCGGCGATGGCGTGGATCGGGCCGCTGGTCAGCAGGTCGGCGAGTGCGGGGATGCCGTGCAGGCGGGTTCCGGCGCGCTCGGATGGCGTGTCGGCGAGCGCAGCTTCGATCTGTGGTAGAAACGAAAGGGCGGCGCTGTGGTGCAGCGCCGCCCCGTGGGTTTTGAAATCGCGGGCCGACACGGGAGTAAATCCCGTGTCGTCGGTCGCGGCTGTAGCCGCGCCGGCCGGCCGTGGTTGTGTGGCCTCGCTGCGCTTGGCCAGCGGCACGGCGCTACGCTCCGTGCCTCACAACTTTTCGGTCAGTTCCGGCACCACCTTGAACAGATCGCCGACCAGGCCGATGTCCGCGACCTGGAAGATCGGGGCGTCTTCGTCCTTGTTGATCGCGATGATCGTCTTCGAATCCTTCATGCCCGCGAGATGCTGGATCGCGCCGGAGATGCCGATCGCGATATAGACTTGCGGGGCGACGATCTTGCCGGTCTGGCCGACCTGATAGTCGTTGGGGACGAAGCCCGCGTCGACCGCGGCGCGCGAGGCGCCGACGCCTGCGCCCAGCTTGTCGGCGAGCGGTTCGATGATCGAATGGAAGTTCTCGCCATTCTGCAGCGCGCGGCCGCCCGAAACGATGATCTTCGCGCTGGTCAGTTCGGGGCGTTCGAGCTTCGCGATTTCGGAGCCAGCGAAAGTGGAGAGACCCTTGTCGCCGGTCGACGCGACCGCCTCAATCGTGCCCGAACCGCCTTCGGTTGGGGCCTTCTCGAACGCGGTGCCGCGGACGGTGATGATCTTTTTCGCATCCGACGACTGGACGGTGGCGATGGCGTTCCCGGCGTAGATCGGGCGCGTGAACGTGTCTTCGCTTTCGACCGACAGGATGTCGCTGATCTGCATCACGTCGAGCAGCGCGGCGACGCGCGGTGCGATCGATTTGCCGGTCGAGGTGGCGGGTGCGAGGAACGCGTCGTGGCTGCCCATCAGTTCGACGACCAACGGCGCGACGTTTTCGGCCAGCGCGTGCGCATAGGCCGCGTCATCCGCGACGTGAACCTTGCCGACGCCCGCAATCTTCGCGGCTTCGGCAGCGACGCCGTCGACGCCTTCACCTGCGACCAGCAGATGGACTTCGCCGAGTTTGGCGGCGGCGGTGACCACCGCGAGCGTGGCGTCCTTGACGGTGGCGCCGTCATGTTCGACCCAAACGAGCGTCTTCACTTGGTGACTCCCATCGCTTTGAGTTTTGCGACCAGTTCGTCGACGTCGGCGACCTTCACCCCCGCGGTGCGCTTGGGTGGTTCGACGACCTTCAGCGTCTTCAGCCGCGGCGTCACGTCGACGCCGTAATCGGCCGGCGTCTTGCTCGCCATCGGCTTGTTCTTCGCCTTCATGATGTTGGGCAGGCTGGCGTAGCGCGGCTCGTTGAGGCGCAGATCGGTGGTGATGATCGCGGGCAGTTTCAGGTCGTCGGTCTCCGATCCGCCGTCGATCTCGCGCGTCACCTTGGCGATGTCGCCAGCAATCTCGACCTTCGACGCGAACGTGCCCTGGCCCCAGCCGAGCAGCCCGGCGAGCATCTGGCCGGTCTGGTTGTTGTCGTCGTCGATCGCCTGCTTGCCGAGGATCACGAGGCTTGGCTGTTCCTCCTCGACGATCTTGGCGAGAATCTTGGCGACCGCGAGCGGTTCGGCCTTTTCCTCCGACACGACGAGGATCGCGCGGTCGGCACCCATCGCCAGCGCGGTGCGCAGCGTTTCCTGGCTTTTCTGTTCGCCGATCGACACCGCGACGATCTCGGTCACCGCGCCCTTTTCTTTCAGGCGGATGGCTTCCTCGACCGCGATCTCGTCGAACGGGTTCATGCTCATCTTGACGTTGGCCAGGTCGACCCCCGATCCATCCGCCTTCACGCGGGGCTTCACATTGTAATCAAGCACGCGCTTGACCGGGACGATTACCTTCATCCTTCTACCTCTTCCTAGCGTCTTCAAGCCGTTCCAACGCCGAAACGAGCTTTACTCTAAACTCGGTGTGTTGCCGTTTCGACTCATCCA contains:
- a CDS encoding electron transfer flavoprotein subunit beta/FixA family protein, with product MKVIVPVKRVLDYNVKPRVKADGSGVDLANVKMSMNPFDEIAVEEAIRLKEKGAVTEIVAVSIGEQKSQETLRTALAMGADRAILVVSEEKAEPLAVAKILAKIVEEEQPSLVILGKQAIDDDNNQTGQMLAGLLGWGQGTFASKVEIAGDIAKVTREIDGGSETDDLKLPAIITTDLRLNEPRYASLPNIMKAKNKPMASKTPADYGVDVTPRLKTLKVVEPPKRTAGVKVADVDELVAKLKAMGVTK